In Candidatus Nitronauta litoralis, one DNA window encodes the following:
- the pseI gene encoding pseudaminic acid synthase, whose protein sequence is MPPEPFKLGARTVGEGQPPLIVAEMSGNHNQSLDRALELVDAAADSGADAVKLQTYTADTMTLDIDKADFYIDDPGSLWKGKTLYQLYEEAHTLWDWHEPIIERCRKRDIEWFSTPFDDTAVEFLEQFDPPAYKIASFENIDLPLIRKVASTGKPVIISTGMASLEEIGEAVQTARDSGCRDLVLLHCVSSYPAPANEYHLKTIADLAERFAVHAGLSDHTLGTAVALAATSLGACVIEKHFTLKRSDGGPDAAFSLEPGELKQLCEGCHTAWQALGRVNYDRAPCEERNVKFRRSIYVVRDINPGEAITADNIKTIRPGYGLPPKHWDSVLGKKAREKIDRGTPLQWSLLEP, encoded by the coding sequence ATGCCCCCTGAACCATTCAAACTAGGTGCCAGAACCGTTGGCGAAGGACAGCCCCCGCTCATCGTGGCGGAGATGTCCGGGAATCACAATCAGTCCCTCGATCGTGCCCTGGAACTGGTCGATGCAGCGGCTGATAGTGGTGCGGACGCAGTTAAACTGCAGACTTACACTGCTGACACTATGACCCTGGATATCGACAAGGCCGATTTTTATATCGACGATCCCGGCAGCCTGTGGAAAGGCAAAACTCTCTACCAGCTTTACGAAGAAGCGCACACGCTCTGGGACTGGCACGAACCGATAATTGAACGTTGCCGAAAACGGGATATTGAATGGTTCAGCACCCCCTTCGACGACACAGCTGTGGAGTTTCTGGAACAATTCGATCCTCCAGCCTATAAAATCGCCTCCTTTGAAAACATCGATCTTCCACTAATACGCAAGGTGGCTTCAACGGGCAAACCGGTTATCATCTCAACTGGAATGGCAAGCCTCGAAGAAATCGGGGAAGCGGTGCAAACAGCGCGTGATTCGGGGTGCCGTGACCTGGTGTTGTTGCACTGTGTCAGCAGCTATCCCGCACCGGCTAATGAATATCATTTAAAAACCATTGCCGACCTTGCCGAACGGTTTGCCGTGCATGCTGGATTATCCGATCATACTCTGGGAACTGCAGTGGCGCTGGCCGCGACCAGCCTGGGAGCCTGTGTCATAGAAAAACATTTCACTTTGAAGCGATCTGATGGTGGCCCGGATGCAGCTTTTTCCCTTGAACCGGGTGAGCTGAAACAATTATGCGAGGGATGCCACACCGCCTGGCAGGCGCTCGGCAGAGTAAACTATGACCGCGCACCTTGTGAAGAACGCAATGTGAAATTTCGTCGATCCATTTATGTTGTGCGAGATATTAACCCTGGTGAAGCCATAACCGCTGACAACATCAAAACCATCCGTCCGGGTTATGGACTCCCTCCCAAACATTGGGACTCAGTGCTCGGCAAAAAAGCTCGCGAAAAAATAGACCGGGGAACTCCATTGCAATGGTCTTTACTGGAACCCTGA
- a CDS encoding GNAT family N-acetyltransferase: MEFSITLRSAQREDCKSVFAWRNDPEVRQHIFDPAPIAWEDHEQWFNKILEASDRHLLIGDSEGKSIGVIRIEPVDQEGGEISVYLVPGNSGQGLGSLLISKGIEWVAQHHPQIKHLQAKILGENAASLKAFQRAGFKESYRFYEWHAP, translated from the coding sequence TTGGAATTTTCGATCACATTGAGATCTGCTCAAAGGGAAGATTGCAAATCGGTTTTTGCCTGGCGCAATGACCCGGAAGTGCGCCAACATATTTTTGATCCTGCACCCATCGCATGGGAAGACCATGAACAATGGTTTAATAAAATACTCGAGGCTTCCGATCGACACTTATTAATCGGTGATTCTGAAGGCAAATCCATCGGTGTGATACGGATTGAACCTGTTGACCAAGAGGGTGGGGAAATTTCAGTTTATCTTGTTCCGGGGAACTCAGGGCAAGGACTTGGGTCTCTGCTCATTAGCAAAGGCATTGAGTGGGTTGCCCAGCATCATCCACAAATAAAACACCTCCAAGCTAAAATCCTGGGCGAAAACGCAGCTTCATTAAAAGCGTTCCAACGCGCAGGCTTTAAGGAGTCTTACCGATTCTATGAATGGCATGCCCCCTGA
- a CDS encoding MBL fold metallo-hydrolase, with protein MLQTTLIGHACLLIQSRETTVLTDPVWFDYLWEEINVLCPSIVLEKEKIPPVDVLNISHRHQDHFDVRTLAYLLQDNGVLKPDVTVLAPNDDIVLKVMRELGFENITVVSDFETIRVKDIEITPTPSGNQESTAQDTFPEHGLLVHDGEVTLWNQVDSLVNPNTIERINQKYGRVDLAHGRFVPLLEGNFSYNKPFNLPFNEYCTFLNMVKALQPRFVVPGSAAFRYRDEFSFLNRYSFPTTQDQYLRDLKNFCPEVPAGHYNPGDVAHITTSEVKIEHQSSPFVRVLEDDSEKLIFKPVMEVAPMRTRTKDSKECDEEMLRVREFVENRFLVKLTQSELLEAWQHWNVVYQLEVFGKEGSEIWSIDFEENPVRVQNSCLGKINLYEGIAASELDALVRGETSWDFVALCGNYRTFNNIYRVTNGNFEYFPSEKLDVALEPLMVAFPWNSEMDLDKFMRDVRRWKGVPQS; from the coding sequence ATGCTCCAGACCACCCTGATCGGCCATGCCTGTCTGCTCATCCAATCTCGCGAAACCACGGTACTGACCGATCCTGTCTGGTTCGATTATCTGTGGGAAGAGATCAACGTGTTGTGCCCCAGTATTGTGCTGGAAAAAGAAAAAATTCCTCCAGTCGATGTCCTCAATATTTCGCACCGGCATCAGGATCATTTTGATGTGCGTACACTCGCATACCTGCTCCAGGACAACGGCGTGCTTAAACCTGATGTCACCGTTCTCGCTCCCAACGACGACATTGTGCTCAAGGTGATGAGAGAACTTGGATTTGAAAACATTACGGTGGTTTCAGACTTTGAAACCATCCGTGTGAAGGATATTGAAATAACACCCACACCCTCAGGCAATCAGGAAAGCACAGCGCAGGATACATTTCCCGAACATGGCTTACTGGTCCACGACGGTGAAGTCACTCTGTGGAATCAGGTGGATTCGCTGGTCAATCCCAATACGATCGAGCGCATCAATCAGAAATACGGGCGGGTCGATCTGGCCCACGGCCGGTTTGTCCCTCTGCTCGAGGGAAATTTTTCCTATAACAAACCTTTTAATCTGCCCTTCAATGAATACTGCACATTTTTGAATATGGTCAAAGCCCTGCAACCGCGATTTGTTGTTCCCGGATCAGCCGCTTTCCGTTACCGTGATGAGTTTTCTTTTCTGAACCGGTACTCTTTTCCAACAACACAGGATCAGTACTTGCGGGACTTAAAAAACTTTTGCCCCGAGGTACCAGCAGGCCATTACAATCCTGGAGATGTTGCACACATCACAACCAGTGAAGTAAAAATCGAACATCAAAGCTCACCGTTCGTCCGGGTTCTTGAAGACGATAGCGAAAAATTGATCTTCAAACCTGTCATGGAAGTGGCACCTATGCGCACTCGAACGAAAGACTCCAAAGAATGTGATGAAGAAATGTTGCGGGTCCGGGAGTTCGTAGAAAACCGGTTCCTGGTAAAATTGACCCAAAGTGAATTACTGGAAGCCTGGCAACACTGGAATGTCGTTTACCAGCTTGAAGTTTTTGGGAAAGAAGGCTCGGAAATCTGGAGTATCGACTTTGAAGAAAACCCGGTACGTGTTCAAAATTCCTGCCTCGGCAAAATAAACCTTTATGAAGGCATAGCGGCATCTGAACTGGATGCGCTGGTACGAGGCGAAACTTCCTGGGATTTTGTGGCTTTGTGCGGTAACTACCGGACCTTCAACAATATCTACCGTGTCACCAATGGAAACTTTGAATACTTTCCCAGCGAAAAACTCGATGTAGCCCTCGAGCCCCTCATGGTAGCCTTCCCTTGGAACAGCGAAATGGATCTCGATAAATTCATGCGTGATGTTCGCCGTTGGAAAGGAGTTCCCCAAAGCTAA
- a CDS encoding glycosyltransferase gives MRPSDVMTFINEMETRFPVDQWQADGVHLWPIARFRLAIEIDAQFIMQTDQPVAGPDTSSLAIELVKSNLNFIKYWWLDRKHNASCPKHTDVLFLVGGITYTEINGKFYEKFCDPMREHLAEKGLTSFFLTAQNRGHIPRYTPSKFIQPYLDAAKFPWLFKSFFSTIDRDQCLPGHRDLINAVEKKLGFKTRCLHRIELKGKLIREYSNYFLKILKKLKPKLAAVVCYYNMEGYAFNLACNQLNIPGMDLQHGFQGPLHSAYGRFVNVPNGGFNTFPKYFWCWGDRDAATIRDWTSKTGANNESLVGANLFLELWRSGKGFFVTEYDKKIQHTLNGKPSLKNILITLQTPKANESFWHFVDTVIKQTADRYRWWVRSHPGWMAEGEKFKKRYSDQAHVEFDLATDLPLYALLRHMDLHLTYGSSTIIEAEEFGVPSVMLTDTQKEYFLDAFESGIVVSAKNAEELDQAIELQLQKKKPLSTVQEESIKNLNRALELLYNKAR, from the coding sequence ATGCGCCCATCAGATGTCATGACATTCATCAATGAAATGGAGACCCGGTTTCCTGTGGATCAATGGCAGGCAGACGGGGTCCATCTCTGGCCTATTGCGCGTTTCCGCCTGGCGATTGAGATTGATGCCCAATTCATCATGCAAACCGACCAACCTGTCGCGGGCCCCGACACCAGTTCCCTGGCCATTGAATTGGTAAAATCGAATTTAAATTTTATTAAGTACTGGTGGCTGGATCGGAAACACAACGCTTCCTGTCCAAAACATACCGATGTCCTGTTTCTGGTGGGAGGGATCACTTATACCGAGATCAACGGAAAATTCTATGAAAAATTTTGCGACCCCATGCGTGAACATCTGGCTGAAAAAGGGCTCACCAGTTTTTTTCTTACTGCTCAAAATCGAGGACATATCCCGCGGTATACACCTTCAAAATTCATCCAGCCCTATCTGGATGCTGCAAAGTTTCCCTGGTTGTTTAAAAGTTTCTTTTCAACTATTGATCGCGACCAATGTCTCCCGGGTCACCGTGATTTAATAAACGCGGTAGAAAAAAAATTAGGTTTCAAAACAAGGTGTCTCCATCGCATTGAGTTGAAAGGGAAACTGATACGAGAATACTCAAATTATTTCCTCAAAATACTGAAAAAGCTGAAACCTAAACTGGCTGCGGTGGTTTGTTACTACAATATGGAAGGCTATGCCTTCAATCTCGCCTGCAATCAATTGAATATTCCAGGAATGGATCTCCAGCATGGCTTTCAGGGGCCTTTACATTCAGCATACGGACGCTTCGTTAACGTTCCAAATGGAGGGTTCAACACCTTTCCTAAGTATTTCTGGTGCTGGGGTGACCGGGACGCAGCGACTATTCGCGACTGGACTTCTAAAACCGGAGCAAACAATGAAAGTCTGGTAGGGGCCAACCTGTTTCTGGAGTTATGGCGGTCCGGAAAAGGTTTTTTTGTTACGGAATATGATAAAAAAATTCAACACACACTCAATGGCAAACCATCACTTAAAAACATCCTGATCACTTTACAAACTCCCAAGGCTAATGAATCGTTCTGGCATTTTGTCGATACCGTAATAAAACAAACTGCAGATCGTTACCGTTGGTGGGTTCGATCCCATCCTGGATGGATGGCCGAGGGAGAAAAGTTTAAAAAACGTTACAGTGATCAGGCTCATGTTGAATTCGATCTTGCCACCGACCTTCCGCTTTATGCCCTGCTGAGACACATGGACCTGCATCTCACTTATGGGTCGTCAACAATCATTGAAGCAGAAGAATTTGGTGTCCCCTCTGTAATGCTGACCGACACACAAAAAGAATACTTTCTGGATGCCTTTGAATCCGGGATCGTGGTGAGCGCAAAAAACGCGGAAGAACTGGATCAGGCTATCGAGCTGCAACTTCAAAAAAAGAAACCACTCTCAACTGTTCAGGAAGAAAGCATTAAAAACCTGAACCGCGCACTGGAACTGCTATACAATAAAGCTCGCTAA
- a CDS encoding oligosaccharide flippase family protein has product MTPTQKLGRGSFVYTAANLLQRSLSFFLLPLYTHYLSPNDFGILAVVTTLNGFLSVLFTWSLPAAIGRFYFDYRDDPKTLQEFWGTVIIAVLFSSLIGGLALLLTGSTILKPVMGDIPFWPYIAIGISSLIFQPLFQVFLSAMQVQGQAGRFAIYSTVQLIIHLALILGLVILFGWKAEGPLFATLITSILFAIVTLISFRKSFKWVFRIHLFKQAAKYSLPLVPHSLSAQILVVTDKFFLNTMISAASAGIYHIAFLFGTIVTTFVDSVNRAYVPVAMETLEDNEATSLQELKANGMTLIGGYCLLGTLVSLFSLEMLQLFTAEPYHSASRVIPFVAFAFVLRGIYYILVNILMFKKDATRWVSVGTFTGAIANIGLNWHLIPLYGMTGAALATLLSQLVMTIIIGKLGLKHEPIQWDYVKISLAFTITLTLCIAVSRFSGSSPLLLFSIKLIISFLAFIGLGQYFNGQKQYYFRLITRIPKLFKKPESASSPKQD; this is encoded by the coding sequence ATGACACCAACCCAAAAGCTTGGCAGGGGATCCTTCGTTTATACCGCAGCCAACCTGCTGCAAAGAAGTCTTTCGTTTTTTCTTCTGCCTTTATACACACATTACCTGTCACCCAACGATTTTGGCATCCTCGCTGTGGTGACCACTCTCAACGGATTTCTTTCCGTCCTATTCACCTGGTCGCTCCCCGCAGCAATCGGGCGTTTTTATTTTGATTACCGTGACGACCCCAAAACACTACAGGAATTCTGGGGAACGGTCATCATTGCCGTTTTGTTTTCCTCGCTGATAGGCGGTCTGGCCTTGCTCCTGACGGGCTCAACAATACTAAAACCGGTGATGGGTGACATTCCATTCTGGCCCTATATTGCAATCGGAATCAGTTCCCTCATATTCCAACCTTTATTCCAGGTTTTTTTATCTGCTATGCAGGTGCAGGGGCAGGCTGGCCGTTTTGCCATCTATTCAACGGTACAACTCATAATCCACCTGGCATTAATTCTTGGATTGGTCATTTTGTTTGGATGGAAGGCAGAGGGTCCCCTGTTTGCAACGCTGATCACCTCAATTCTATTTGCCATCGTAACCCTGATTTCTTTCAGGAAAAGCTTTAAGTGGGTGTTCCGGATTCACCTGTTTAAACAGGCTGCAAAATACAGCTTACCCCTTGTGCCTCATTCCCTATCTGCGCAAATTCTGGTGGTAACCGATAAGTTTTTTCTCAATACGATGATCAGTGCCGCCTCAGCCGGTATCTATCACATTGCCTTTCTATTCGGAACCATCGTCACCACCTTTGTGGACAGTGTAAACCGGGCTTATGTTCCAGTTGCGATGGAAACACTTGAAGATAACGAAGCCACTTCCCTGCAAGAGCTAAAAGCCAATGGCATGACTTTAATTGGAGGTTACTGTTTGCTTGGCACACTGGTCTCCCTGTTTTCCCTTGAAATGCTGCAATTGTTTACGGCTGAACCCTACCATTCCGCCAGCCGTGTGATCCCATTCGTCGCTTTCGCATTTGTCCTGCGTGGAATTTATTACATTCTGGTCAACATTCTGATGTTCAAAAAGGATGCGACCCGCTGGGTCTCCGTTGGAACTTTTACCGGGGCCATTGCCAATATTGGCCTGAACTGGCATCTAATCCCACTTTACGGAATGACGGGTGCCGCACTCGCCACACTTCTCTCGCAGCTGGTGATGACCATAATCATTGGCAAACTGGGATTGAAGCACGAACCCATTCAATGGGACTACGTTAAAATCAGTCTGGCGTTCACCATCACACTGACTCTTTGCATTGCAGTTTCAAGGTTTTCCGGATCATCGCCCTTACTGTTATTTTCAATCAAGCTCATCATTTCTTTTTTGGCCTTTATCGGGCTGGGACAATATTTTAATGGCCAAAAACAGTATTACTTTCGTCTGATCACGCGCATCCCAAAACTATTCAAAAAACCTGAATCTGCTTCCTCACCCAAACAGGATTAA
- the def gene encoding peptide deformylase, whose translation MAQLEILTFPNERLKQVSQPVEVFDDDLRSFLKDLEETMDGGPSSVGIAAPQVGRFERIVLVDVSAKPKTPNHGRLFLINPKIVTEQGQVVGREGCLSVPDLTGNVSRAETIELEAQDGNGNPLNFKMEGFEARAVQHEMDHLDGLLFLDRLVSRRDLFRRKKYK comes from the coding sequence ATGGCTCAGCTGGAAATCCTCACCTTCCCCAACGAACGGTTGAAACAGGTATCCCAACCCGTGGAAGTGTTTGACGATGACCTGCGTTCCTTCCTGAAGGATCTCGAAGAAACAATGGACGGAGGTCCCTCATCGGTAGGAATCGCTGCGCCCCAAGTAGGGCGATTCGAACGTATCGTTCTCGTTGATGTTTCGGCCAAACCCAAGACGCCCAATCACGGTCGCCTGTTTTTGATTAACCCCAAAATCGTGACCGAACAGGGCCAGGTGGTTGGCCGCGAGGGTTGCCTTTCTGTACCGGACCTTACCGGCAATGTTTCCCGAGCGGAAACCATTGAACTGGAAGCCCAGGACGGAAATGGGAATCCATTAAATTTTAAGATGGAAGGTTTCGAAGCCCGAGCGGTTCAACACGAAATGGATCATCTGGATGGCCTGCTTTTTCTCGACCGGTTGGTCAGCCGCCGCGACCTCTTCCGTAGAAAAAAGTACAAATAG
- a CDS encoding amino acid-binding protein: protein MKNWFMLTLVGKDRAGIVAGVTRALYEGGCNLGEASMVRLGGMFTIMMMVESDHDRAHLESLTRPADDSAGLRVHIDRIEGSLHNHIEPNYRFTVYGADQAGIVAETTEALARLGLNIINLESDVGGTKENPIYILHIEGQTKKKHEKIEKALDELSQRKNIEIRITPINTLIG from the coding sequence ATGAAAAACTGGTTCATGTTGACACTCGTCGGGAAAGACCGAGCCGGAATTGTCGCAGGAGTAACCCGGGCACTTTACGAAGGCGGCTGTAATCTTGGTGAAGCATCTATGGTACGGCTCGGCGGAATGTTTACCATTATGATGATGGTCGAATCCGATCATGACAGGGCTCACCTGGAATCGTTGACCCGACCGGCCGATGATTCTGCTGGATTACGGGTTCACATTGACCGGATTGAAGGAAGTCTGCACAACCACATCGAACCCAATTACCGGTTTACGGTGTACGGTGCCGATCAGGCGGGTATCGTGGCCGAGACCACTGAAGCTCTAGCGCGGCTGGGTCTTAACATCATCAACCTGGAATCCGATGTGGGTGGTACAAAAGAGAATCCGATTTACATCCTGCATATTGAAGGTCAAACCAAAAAGAAACATGAAAAAATTGAAAAAGCCCTGGATGAACTTTCCCAGCGAAAAAATATCGAAATCCGTATCACCCCGATCAACACATTGATAGGCTGA
- the asnB gene encoding asparagine synthase (glutamine-hydrolyzing) — translation MCGVVGFLNQKSNGSDPAQILESMCQTLHHRGPNDRGQWFDQDSGIHLGHTRLSIIDLSPMGHQPMVSHSGRYVISYNGEIYNFAALKEELDNHPDTSKRAPEWRGHSDTEVILNCIEQWGLEKALQRFIGMFAFALWDRQERTLHLVRDRIGIKPLYYGWQNDTFIFGSELKPFKKHPSFNGEIDREALQLYMLYAFIPPPHSIYQDISKLPPGHLISIKATSTKQTPDPVPYWSAEQIAQEGLSNPFSGSDQEAIEELDQLLRDSIRLRMIADVPLGAFLSGGIDSSTVAAIMQAVSSSPVKTFSIGFEEKDYNEAEYAQAVARHLNTDHTELYVTPGQARDVIPKMPTLYDEPFSDSSQIPTFLVSELTQRYVKVSLSGDGGDEVFGGYNRYLMSPKLWRRMNLFPAALREAGSLICTALSPSQWDALFRIMEPVLPATLKHSNIGDKIHKLAEVLPAQSRRELFFLMITHWNKKEKLVMNHANPTTSSPGFPVASELENYSQDMMLLDLLGYLPGDILTKVDRASMGVSLEARIPLVDHRVVEFAWRLPLHMKIRHGKSKWLLRQVLRRYIPDSLIERPKMGFSIPLHQWLRGPLRDWAEDLLDANRMREEGYLNPEPVQKKWQEHLSGKFSWPHHLWAVLMFQSWLRQK, via the coding sequence ATGTGCGGTGTCGTTGGTTTCCTGAATCAAAAATCAAATGGAAGCGATCCAGCCCAAATTCTGGAGTCGATGTGCCAGACTTTGCACCATCGTGGTCCCAATGACCGTGGACAATGGTTTGACCAGGATTCCGGCATACACCTGGGACACACCAGACTGTCTATTATCGACTTGTCGCCTATGGGACATCAACCGATGGTCTCTCATTCAGGTCGGTATGTCATCAGTTACAATGGAGAAATTTACAACTTTGCTGCACTAAAAGAGGAGCTGGATAATCATCCCGATACCTCCAAACGAGCACCTGAATGGAGGGGACATTCCGATACAGAAGTCATACTCAACTGTATAGAACAATGGGGATTGGAAAAGGCTCTCCAACGTTTTATTGGCATGTTCGCCTTCGCTCTCTGGGACCGGCAGGAACGCACACTACATCTGGTTCGTGACCGAATCGGAATCAAGCCCCTTTATTATGGCTGGCAAAACGATACTTTTATTTTTGGCTCCGAGCTTAAACCTTTTAAAAAACATCCCTCATTTAATGGAGAGATCGACCGGGAGGCCCTGCAGTTATACATGCTGTATGCCTTCATTCCGCCTCCCCATTCTATCTATCAAGATATTTCCAAGCTGCCACCGGGCCACCTTATTTCCATCAAGGCAACGTCCACGAAACAGACTCCCGACCCGGTGCCTTACTGGTCGGCGGAGCAGATCGCACAGGAAGGACTTTCCAATCCGTTTTCGGGAAGCGACCAGGAAGCCATCGAGGAATTGGATCAATTGCTTCGCGATTCCATACGCCTGCGCATGATCGCGGACGTTCCTCTCGGTGCTTTTTTATCCGGAGGCATTGACTCCTCCACAGTAGCGGCCATCATGCAGGCGGTAAGCTCATCACCTGTTAAAACTTTTTCTATAGGATTTGAAGAAAAAGATTATAACGAAGCGGAATACGCCCAGGCGGTAGCCCGGCACCTCAATACTGACCACACAGAATTGTATGTGACTCCCGGGCAGGCACGTGACGTAATTCCAAAAATGCCAACTCTATATGACGAACCGTTTTCAGACTCTTCTCAAATCCCTACCTTCCTGGTTTCTGAGCTCACTCAACGGTATGTAAAGGTGAGCCTTTCGGGCGACGGGGGTGATGAAGTATTCGGCGGGTATAACCGTTATTTGATGTCTCCCAAATTATGGAGACGCATGAACCTGTTTCCAGCAGCTCTCCGCGAGGCAGGCAGTCTGATTTGCACAGCTCTTTCCCCATCCCAATGGGATGCACTGTTCAGGATAATGGAACCTGTTCTTCCGGCCACATTGAAGCACAGTAACATCGGTGACAAAATCCATAAACTCGCCGAAGTTCTTCCGGCCCAATCCCGGCGGGAGTTATTTTTTCTTATGATCACTCATTGGAACAAAAAAGAAAAACTTGTGATGAATCATGCGAATCCAACGACCTCAAGCCCAGGATTTCCTGTGGCTTCTGAACTGGAAAATTATTCCCAGGACATGATGCTTCTGGATCTTCTTGGGTACCTGCCGGGTGACATCCTGACCAAGGTGGACCGGGCCAGCATGGGGGTCAGTCTGGAAGCGCGGATACCACTGGTGGATCATCGTGTGGTTGAGTTTGCATGGAGGCTGCCGCTTCACATGAAAATTCGACATGGAAAAAGCAAATGGCTTTTGCGTCAGGTACTCAGGCGTTACATTCCCGATTCGCTTATCGAGCGCCCCAAGATGGGATTCTCAATTCCACTGCATCAATGGTTGCGAGGCCCCTTGCGGGATTGGGCGGAGGACCTTCTCGATGCTAACCGCATGCGAGAGGAAGGATATTTAAATCCGGAGCCTGTTCAAAAAAAGTGGCAGGAGCATCTTTCCGGTAAATTTTCATGGCCGCATCACTTATGGGCCGTTCTTATGTTTCAGAGCTGGCTCCGTCAGAAATAG
- a CDS encoding glycosyltransferase family 4 protein: MRLAYINLVTSNFKGQSHSILSKINLQAKVARKLELPFDFYWLPKETNAEDDQYTYLNIKPVGGNSRLGIRFNQARAVNKLTNKYERVILRYPLVDPLLFLLIRNKDRIILEHHTKELEELQTTGDVRLQFEKWLGGCWIKSFRALIAVTPEILEYEIKRSNFSGPTRFFPNSIDLDSYQSFERIPSSKEEMPVQVVMVSTYFSKWQGLDILLDQIEDNTDLPPFELHLAGKIDPDSLLRCKRQARIKYHETLTSEQLFELYQSMDLGIGSLAVTKKGMTQATALKVREYLAAGLPLVLNYDDPAIPKDFPYVLYQEQFNFRETLEFARQHRATQGKIIREAAIPLIDSKVVTGNLYEFCINT; the protein is encoded by the coding sequence ATGCGCCTTGCCTACATCAATCTGGTCACTTCAAATTTTAAAGGGCAATCGCATAGCATCCTTTCCAAAATCAACCTGCAAGCCAAAGTCGCGCGGAAACTTGAATTGCCTTTTGACTTTTACTGGCTTCCAAAAGAAACCAATGCTGAAGACGACCAATACACTTATTTAAATATCAAACCGGTTGGGGGAAACAGTCGGCTTGGAATCCGTTTCAACCAGGCCCGTGCTGTCAATAAATTAACAAATAAGTATGAACGGGTGATCTTAAGGTACCCTTTGGTGGATCCTTTACTGTTCCTTCTTATAAGAAACAAAGACAGGATAATTCTGGAACACCACACCAAGGAATTGGAAGAATTGCAAACTACTGGCGATGTCCGTCTGCAATTCGAAAAATGGCTGGGTGGTTGCTGGATAAAAAGCTTCAGGGCACTCATCGCTGTAACACCAGAGATACTGGAATACGAAATCAAACGCTCTAATTTTTCGGGGCCTACCCGGTTTTTTCCAAATTCCATTGACCTGGACTCTTACCAGAGTTTTGAAAGAATTCCTTCTTCAAAAGAAGAGATGCCAGTTCAGGTAGTGATGGTCTCGACCTACTTTTCGAAATGGCAGGGACTGGATATCCTTCTTGACCAGATTGAAGACAACACCGATTTACCTCCTTTTGAACTCCACCTGGCGGGTAAAATTGATCCGGATTCCCTTTTGCGTTGCAAACGCCAGGCACGAATCAAATATCACGAAACGCTGACAAGCGAACAGCTCTTTGAACTATATCAGTCAATGGATCTAGGGATCGGCAGCCTGGCTGTTACTAAGAAAGGTATGACTCAGGCCACGGCACTTAAAGTCAGAGAATACCTGGCAGCGGGCCTGCCTCTGGTGCTGAACTACGATGATCCGGCCATTCCAAAAGATTTCCCGTATGTGCTTTATCAGGAACAATTTAATTTCAGGGAAACATTGGAGTTTGCCAGACAACATCGAGCCACGCAGGGGAAAATTATTCGAGAAGCAGCCATTCCCCTCATCGATTCTAAAGTCGTCACCGGAAATCTTTATGAATTTTGCATCAACACTTAA